Proteins encoded by one window of Salvia splendens isolate huo1 chromosome 14, SspV2, whole genome shotgun sequence:
- the LOC121763410 gene encoding fra a 1-associated protein-like, with protein sequence MGWLSKNGDFGYNSSSSGDVSEFHRSSGGGDDSDRCATRKVIRSQCRTEEVEPGKFVRKCEKTEQIFKDCVGRPSEMVESNKEYTEEDVTDQMVKGSFSFKSTEPESIPFPGLRSDIEAIERSLFGSMNRFFEAAEEVKNDFFSSIGIPGGFDKEFPPSERHSIPIESSPPRESISNGDVDLSGLARDV encoded by the exons ATGGGTTGGCTATCGAAGAACGGCGATTTCGGCTACAATTCCTCTTCCTCCGGCGACGTCAGCGAGTTCCACCGCTCCTCTGGCGGCGGTGATGATAGCGACCGCTGCGCCACGCGGAAGGTGATTAGATCGCAGTGCCGCACCGAGGAAGTCGAGCCCGGAAAATTCGTGCGCAAATGCGAGAAGACCGAACAGATTTTCAAGGACTGCGTTGGAAG GCCCTCAGAGATGGTAGAGTCTAACAAAGAGTACACTGAGGAAGATGTCACAGACCAAATGGTTAAAGGTTCATTTTCATTCAAGTCCACAGAAcctgagtcgattcctttccctgGGCTACGCAGTGACATTGAGGCTATTGAACGCAGCTTATTTGGTAGCATGAACAGATTTTTTGAAGCTGCTGAAGAGGTGAAAAATGATTTCTTCAGTTCAATTGGTATCCCAGGCGGATTCGATAAAGAGTTTCCCCCATCTGAGAGACACAGTATTCCTATTGAGAGTTCTCCTCCAAGAGAAAGTATTTCTAATGGAGACGTTGATCTTTCCGGCTTGGCAAGAGATGTGTGA
- the LOC121763375 gene encoding uncharacterized protein LOC121763375, with protein sequence MDGKGTISDYRNKMDTTLASPDLKNHEKLQTLVRNQILQYSDLQLEGGIENVIERRSNELSNFLGMLRSTADSDRLSSSWKVKHDTEEFRVMYREGPEGTPLHTLLVEGYVDGPLDVCMCISWESGLYSKWWPQTAIPSFKVISSHCLQRVGPGEQISLVRMKVSWPLSSREAVIHYFAFEYFQDDLMVVLLNSISDSETIDRHSHGFTRDGIPNAEELVRIDVVGGFALQKVTAERSYFRTIANMDIKLDFVPPSFLNFVSRQLVGSGFKLYKKEVASVSKGDQKFSEALKDPLYARIRIALDPDNSAAAEDEKRSTYGMQSREEDDNAVDSEAKKYELEKSKEGEMLDDCSLKSAYCTSDGEEEGCRDEATETRREVRISGEVEKALLTLENVIAIFKQQRNETNLENDQISRSSTSVEPTIPLENHASRLRRETSESKVERSDSKRSFMQLQPSMNHNLENVTKNKKHRFCCFALHLPLLR encoded by the exons ATGGATGGGAAAGGTACTATATCAGATTACAGAAACAAGATGGACACGACACTAGCCTCGCCCGACTTGAAAAACCACGAAAAGCTTCAAACTCTAGTGAGGAATCAAATCTTGCAATATTCAGATCTCCAGCTTGAAG GAGGCATTGAGAATGTGATTGAGAGGAGAAGCAATGAGTTGTCCAATTTTCTTGGCATGCTGAGGAGTACTGCTGATTCTGACAGATTGAGTTCTTCCTGGAAA GTAAAACATGACACTGAAGAATTTAGGGTTATGTATCGGGAAGGACCTGAAGGAACTCCGCTTCACACACTGCTTGTCGAGGGCTACGTGGATGGGCCACTTGATGTTT GTATGTGTATTTCATGGGAGTCAGGCCTCTACAGCAAATG GTGGCCTCAAACTGCCATTCCGAGTTTCAAAGTCATTTCCTCGCATTGTCTGCAGAGAGTTGGACCTGGCGAACAGATATCACTAGTGAG GATGAAGGTTTCATGGCCACTATCAAGCAGAGAGGCCGTGATTCATTATTTTGCATTCGAGTACTTCCAAGACGATCTAATGGTGGTCCTCCTCAACTCG ATCTCCGACTCAGAGACAATCGACAGGCATAGTCATGGATTCACGAGAGATGGGATACCTAATGCAGAGGAATTGGTGAGGATAGATGTGGTGGGAGGGTTTGCGTTGCAGAAGGTGACTGCAGAGAGGAGTTACTTCCG GACGATAGCAAACATGGATATCAAACTAGACTTTGTTCCTCCCTCGTTCCTCAACTTCGTCTCGAGGCAGCTTGTAGGCAGTGGTTTCAAGCTCTACAAAAAG GAAGTTGCTTCAGTTTCTAAAGGAGATCAGAAGTTTAGCGAGGCTTTGAAGGATCCACTTTATGCTCGTATTCGCATAGCTCTTGATCCAGATAACTCAGCAGCTGCAGAAGATGAGAAGAGGAGCACATATGGTATGCAAAGTAGAGAAGAAGATGACAATGCTGTCGACTCAGAAGCAAAGAAATACGAGCTTGAAAAATCCAAAGAAGGCGAAATGTTGGATGATTGCAGCTTGAAATCAGCATATTGTACGAGTGATGGTGAGGAAGAAGGTTGTAGAGACGAAGCGACAGAAACGAGGAGGGAGGTTCGCATCAGTGGGGAGGTAGAGAAGGCTCTGCTAACATTAGAAAATGTGATTGCCATATTCAAGCAGCAGAGAAATGAAACTAATTTAGAGAATGATCAAATCAGTCGAAGCTCCACTTCAGTTGAACCAACCATCCCTTTGGAGAATCATGCTTCCAG ATTGAGAAGGGAGACAAGTGAGAGCAAAGTAGAGAGATCTGATTCTAAGAGAAGCTTCATGCAATTGCAACCATCCATGAATCACAATCTTGAAAatgtaacaaaaaataaaaaacatagaTTTTGCTGCTTTGCCCTTCATTTACCATTACTCAGATGA
- the LOC121766006 gene encoding 50S ribosomal protein L22, chloroplastic-like: MAGWQRHLQSLVRQVAKRYECSRGASFSTFSQAKDSRVSGALPSLTSLRNSLFPTISTSPSLYTQKLGFSSSRSLLAAEGTPTSSPLIPALPSSTGTGNTETQRAISKAEKVQAVLKGIKMSPKKLNLVAALVRGMRVEDALLQLQVTVKRAAKTVYQVIHSVRANATHNHGLDADRLLVAEAFVGKGTHLKRVSYHAKGRSGIRERARCRLTVVVREITADEEAEIAKLKVHNFRKLTKREKRLVPHTLIETTPVWDRKNRSRSQESAAFN; the protein is encoded by the exons ATGGCGGGTTGGCAGCGGCATCTGCAGTCGCTAGTTCGTCAGGTTGCAAAGAGATATGAATGCAGCCGCGGTGCTTCATTCAGCACTTTCAGCCAAGCAAAGGATTCACGTGTGTCTG GTGCACTTCCCTCCTTGACTAGCCTCCGGAACTCATTGTTTCCAACTATCTCAACATCACCGTCTCTATATACCCAGAAATTG GGATTCAGTAGTTCAAGGAGCTTGCTCGCTGCCGAAGGAACTCCTACATCTTCACCCTTAATACCAGCTTTACCATCAAGTACTGGAACTGGAAATACTGAAACTCAAAGGGCCATTTCTAAAGCAGAAAAGGTTCAAGCAGTTTTGAAGGGAATAAAGATG AGTCCTAAGAAGTTAAATTTGGTGGCTGCATTGGTCCGTGGAATGCGTGTTGAAGACGCACTGTTGCAGTTGCAAGTGACAGTGAAGAGAGCGGCCAAAACTGTATACCAGGTTATACATTCAGTTCGCGCCAATGCAACACACAATCACGGACTCGATGCTGACCGCCTTCTTGTTG CGGAGGCATTTGTTGGAAAGGGTACCCATCTGAAGAGGGTATCATACCATGCCAAGGGTAGATCAGGCATAAGAGAGAGAGCAAGGTGTCGGCTGACCGTGGTGGTAAGGGAGATAACTGCAGACGAGGAGGCGGAGATAGCTAAGTTGAAGGTGCACAACTTCCGCAAGCTTACTAAAAGAGAGAAGCGCCTCGTTCCTCATACACTCATCGAGACCACCCCCGTTTGGGATCGCAAGAACAGATCCAGAAGCCAAGAATCAGCTGCATTCAATTAG